A section of the Humulus lupulus chromosome 2, drHumLupu1.1, whole genome shotgun sequence genome encodes:
- the LOC133819508 gene encoding uncharacterized protein LOC133819508 isoform X2 encodes MADCNRGDNYFSSQNHQDESVQGKKYGGLVPKKKPLISKDHERAFFDSADWALCKQGAGVNQKSTAAVETLRPKLKRTPHQQLPPRRPACVSGGETLED; translated from the exons ATGGCAGATTGCAACCGAGGTGATAATTATTTCTCATCCCAAAATCACCAG GATGAGTCAGTGCAGGGGAAGAAATATGGAGGACTTGTACCAAAGAAGAAGCCTTTGATTTCAAAG GATCACGAACGTGCATTCTTTGATTCTGCAGACTGGGCATTATGCAAG CAAGGGGCAGGTGTGAATCAAAAATCCACAGCCGCTGTAGAAACCTTACGGCCAAAACTTAAG AGAACACCTCATCAACAGCTCCCTCCAAGAAGGCCTGCTTGTGTCTCTGGTGGGGAAACCCTG GAGGACTAG
- the LOC133819508 gene encoding uncharacterized protein LOC133819508 isoform X1, producing MADCNRGDNYFSSQNHQDESVQGKKYGGLVPKKKPLISKDHERAFFDSADWALCKQQGAGVNQKSTAAVETLRPKLKRTPHQQLPPRRPACVSGGETLED from the exons ATGGCAGATTGCAACCGAGGTGATAATTATTTCTCATCCCAAAATCACCAG GATGAGTCAGTGCAGGGGAAGAAATATGGAGGACTTGTACCAAAGAAGAAGCCTTTGATTTCAAAG GATCACGAACGTGCATTCTTTGATTCTGCAGACTGGGCATTATGCAAG CAGCAAGGGGCAGGTGTGAATCAAAAATCCACAGCCGCTGTAGAAACCTTACGGCCAAAACTTAAG AGAACACCTCATCAACAGCTCCCTCCAAGAAGGCCTGCTTGTGTCTCTGGTGGGGAAACCCTG GAGGACTAG